The following are from one region of the Chloroflexota bacterium genome:
- a CDS encoding transposase, with protein sequence MSTRWRPIFDPTHLYFVTTATANRTQIFRRDIIKRTLVDALYFTSLMNNTHLFAFVVMPNHIHVIIQCTEGFPLQKWTRAFKTCTSQLIVRLYQMEQNWHELSLLATAGTQAGTQRYKVWENGYLAKNVVGPEFLIQKLTYIHNNPVQSHWQLASAPEEYQWSSARFYLQDDKECLIPIQDVRELLA encoded by the coding sequence TTGAGTACACGCTGGCGACCCATATTTGATCCAACTCATCTCTACTTTGTGACTACAGCAACAGCCAACCGCACACAGATCTTCCGAAGGGATATCATCAAACGGACTCTTGTAGACGCCCTGTACTTTACCAGTCTGATGAACAATACCCACTTGTTCGCCTTTGTTGTAATGCCTAATCACATTCACGTCATCATCCAATGCACGGAGGGCTTTCCTCTACAGAAATGGACTCGCGCATTCAAAACGTGTACCTCGCAATTGATTGTCCGCCTCTATCAAATGGAGCAAAACTGGCATGAGCTGAGCCTTCTCGCCACTGCCGGCACACAAGCTGGGACGCAGAGGTATAAGGTGTGGGAAAACGGTTATCTAGCTAAGAATGTAGTTGGACCGGAATTCCTGATTCAGAAACTCACGTATATTCACAACAATCCAGTGCAGTCCCATTGGCAATTGGCTAGTGCGCCAGAGGAGTACCAATGGTCAAGCGCGCGTTTCTACTTGCAGGATGACAAAGAATGCCTGATTCCCATTCAGGATGTAAGGGAGTTGTTGGCTTGA
- a CDS encoding DUF2723 domain-containing protein, with protein MPGKEVDTPRSALPTIYAVSAAVAVALCVLAIYARTMAPTITLRHNGADSGDLVTAAINLGVPHPTGYPLYTLIAHCFTRLPGIEPARGVNLLSALAAALSVAAVFWASYRLLVMHEDDGLLALVASGSAAGLYAFSELLWSQATIAEVYSLNALLVAVLLALMLSLPLPTRLYAVAFLFGLGLAHHLTIVWLIPALWPYAGVARAWLSRRRVFYLALCLLPGLLLYLYIPIRAAARPVPNWGGADNLSGFLWLVTGEAYRRYLGGVLPLHFLQRLSAWAGIWVRDLHVLGLALALLGLWRGLETDRRFTCFGLTYVVLLSVYAMLYITHDSYLYLLPAAGVIALWTARGAMLLLHDVQKQARAKRVPQLVLAVAILLLLALPVASVMARFREMDLSADRQAYNFAQGVLQMAAPGAIVISKSDTQTLPLWYVRYGLGMRPDVMVVDRYLLAFDWYRRDLAVQHPALAMVTKAHDSQEAVSLLVLETPPGQAVHLTYADNLLFTLASWVQEGSLFTLFRQ; from the coding sequence ATGCCAGGCAAAGAAGTTGACACACCACGCTCTGCACTGCCCACCATTTACGCGGTGTCCGCTGCTGTCGCCGTTGCTCTGTGCGTGCTGGCCATCTATGCCCGCACCATGGCTCCCACTATCACCCTGCGTCACAATGGCGCGGATAGCGGCGACCTGGTTACCGCCGCCATCAACTTGGGCGTGCCTCACCCAACTGGCTATCCGCTGTACACTTTGATCGCCCACTGCTTCACCCGCCTGCCCGGCATCGAGCCTGCCCGTGGGGTGAATCTCCTGTCGGCATTGGCGGCGGCGTTATCCGTTGCCGCCGTTTTCTGGGCGTCCTATCGCCTGCTTGTCATGCATGAGGACGATGGCTTGCTTGCGTTGGTAGCATCCGGCAGCGCTGCCGGGCTGTATGCCTTCAGCGAGTTGCTGTGGTCTCAGGCTACCATCGCCGAGGTCTATAGCCTGAACGCCCTCCTAGTGGCAGTGTTGTTGGCATTGATGCTCTCCCTTCCTCTGCCAACTCGGCTTTATGCGGTGGCGTTCCTGTTTGGACTTGGTCTGGCGCATCACCTCACCATCGTCTGGCTGATTCCTGCCCTCTGGCCCTACGCAGGTGTTGCCCGCGCATGGCTGAGCAGACGGCGGGTGTTCTACCTGGCTCTCTGCCTGCTCCCGGGATTGCTCCTGTATCTGTACATTCCCATCCGTGCGGCTGCCCGTCCCGTGCCCAACTGGGGGGGAGCGGATAACCTCTCCGGCTTCCTATGGCTGGTCACCGGCGAAGCCTACCGCCGTTACCTCGGCGGTGTGTTGCCTCTCCACTTCCTACAGCGCCTCTCGGCATGGGCAGGCATTTGGGTGCGCGATCTACATGTCCTCGGATTGGCGCTGGCTTTGTTGGGACTGTGGCGCGGACTGGAGACCGACCGGCGGTTCACCTGCTTTGGGCTGACTTATGTCGTGCTGCTCAGCGTGTACGCTATGCTTTACATAACTCATGACTCCTACCTGTATCTGCTCCCTGCAGCCGGGGTCATCGCCCTGTGGACCGCACGGGGTGCCATGCTCTTGTTGCACGACGTGCAAAAGCAGGCAAGGGCGAAACGTGTCCCGCAACTAGTTCTCGCTGTTGCCATCCTCCTCTTGCTGGCATTGCCCGTTGCTTCCGTGATGGCGCGCTTTCGCGAGATGGACCTCAGCGCAGACCGCCAGGCCTATAACTTTGCCCAAGGAGTACTCCAGATGGCTGCTCCCGGCGCCATTGTCATCTCCAAGAGCGACACACAGACCTTGCCGCTTTGGTATGTGCGCTATGGACTGGGCATGCGCCCCGATGTCATGGTAGTGGATCGCTATCTCCTGGCATTTGATTGGTACCGCCGTGATCTGGCTGTGCAGCATCCAGCCCTGGCGATGGTGACGAAAGCACATGACAGCCAAGAGGCAGTGAGTCTTCTGGTGTTGGAAACCCCTCCGGGGCAAGCCGTGCACCTCACCTATGCCGATAACTTGCTTTTCACCCTTGCTTCCTGGGTGCAGGAAGGCTCCTTGTTCACCCTCTTCCGCCAGTGA
- a CDS encoding glycosyltransferase yields MLASVIIPAYNAQTTIARCLTALRQQTLPPEEYEIIVVDDASTDGTVEIAREHGAAVIVQTVRSGPAAARNAGAAQAQGDVLLFIDADCEAAPDWCTEMLRPFADPTVCGVYGAYRTRQTSLAARFAQAEFEERYARLIQRQDIDFIATHAAAIRRDVFLAQGGFRLDMWGNEDVELAFRLSRSGYRLVFAPHAIVYHEHPSTLRRYLQAKVSRGYWRTLAYARHPPKALSDAYTPPWLKLQVVGLVALAIAMVAGALRPSFLPFALSLLAALLLTTVPFVRFVWRTQPGLLWIAPWLSLARSAALALGVCAGLIAVAIHLLRR; encoded by the coding sequence ATGCTGGCCTCCGTGATCATCCCTGCCTATAACGCACAGACAACTATTGCCCGCTGCCTGACGGCATTGCGCCAACAGACCCTGCCTCCAGAGGAGTACGAGATCATCGTCGTGGATGATGCCTCAACCGATGGGACAGTAGAGATAGCACGGGAGCATGGCGCAGCCGTCATCGTTCAAACCGTGCGCAGCGGCCCAGCGGCTGCGCGCAATGCGGGCGCTGCTCAGGCTCAGGGCGATGTCCTCCTCTTCATTGACGCTGACTGCGAAGCAGCCCCGGACTGGTGTACAGAGATGCTGCGCCCCTTTGCCGACCCAACTGTCTGTGGCGTGTACGGTGCCTACCGCACGCGCCAGACCAGCCTGGCGGCTCGCTTTGCCCAGGCGGAATTTGAGGAGCGCTATGCCCGTCTGATCCAGCGACAAGACATTGACTTCATCGCCACGCATGCGGCAGCCATCCGTCGGGATGTGTTTCTGGCGCAAGGAGGCTTCCGTCTCGATATGTGGGGCAATGAGGACGTGGAGCTGGCCTTCCGCCTGTCGCGCAGTGGGTATAGGTTGGTCTTTGCGCCACATGCCATTGTCTACCACGAGCATCCATCCACGCTGAGGCGCTACCTGCAGGCCAAAGTTTCGCGCGGCTACTGGCGCACGCTAGCCTACGCTCGGCATCCACCCAAAGCGCTTTCCGACGCGTATACTCCTCCGTGGCTGAAACTGCAGGTTGTGGGGCTGGTGGCGCTGGCCATTGCCATGGTGGCCGGCGCGTTGCGCCCATCGTTCCTTCCCTTTGCTTTGTCTCTGCTGGCGGCTTTGCTCCTCACCACAGTGCCCTTCGTTCGCTTTGTGTGGCGGACGCAACCAGGGCTTCTCTGGATAGCACCCTGGCTCTCCCTGGCGCGCTCTGCGGCTCTGGCCCTCGGCGTCTGTGCTGGGCTGATTGCGGTTGCCATCCATTTGCTGCGCCGTTAG
- a CDS encoding flippase-like domain-containing protein — MTHSSKRLLTTYRPLLGLALGVLVTASAFLFVAREWDWRVTWAVLSQSDLRYLALALCAMLGNIACKTLRWQWLFYPQGQHFSRRNLLMALLLGQLGNILLPTRLGDLARIWVLSQGQRIALSLSLLTVVAEKAMDSVMMLLVLAILLPFVPLLPWLSKTHLVLAGALIILLVALVWLAVQESLRQRLMRAMRRLRLGPVANWAERAMDAIVHLRKLQAWPVQLRLWALSAAIWLLSGLVNHFAFRAVRLNLPFAAGLLLAVTEISGTNVAYAPAALGVYHSICILTLSLFGVRFAPALSAALLLYLVVYAPIIVGGLLAVWLEGFDLGQFSKRSSPLEQKPS; from the coding sequence TTGACACACTCCTCGAAGAGGCTGCTCACAACCTACCGCCCATTGCTTGGCCTAGCCTTAGGCGTGCTGGTTACTGCTAGCGCATTCCTGTTTGTCGCACGCGAATGGGACTGGCGCGTCACCTGGGCTGTGCTGAGCCAGTCCGACCTGCGTTACCTAGCGCTCGCCCTGTGCGCCATGCTGGGCAACATCGCCTGCAAGACACTGCGCTGGCAGTGGCTCTTCTATCCTCAGGGGCAGCATTTCAGCCGCAGAAATCTGTTGATGGCGCTGCTGCTTGGCCAACTTGGCAATATCCTGCTGCCCACGCGCTTGGGAGACCTCGCACGTATCTGGGTGCTGAGTCAGGGGCAGCGCATCGCGCTGAGCCTGTCCCTGCTGACCGTTGTGGCGGAGAAAGCCATGGACAGCGTGATGATGCTGCTCGTGCTCGCAATCCTACTCCCCTTTGTTCCGCTACTGCCTTGGCTGAGCAAGACTCATCTTGTCCTCGCAGGTGCACTGATTATCCTCCTTGTGGCATTGGTCTGGTTGGCAGTGCAAGAGTCGCTTCGTCAGCGCCTAATGCGGGCCATGAGGCGCCTGCGCCTTGGTCCTGTCGCGAATTGGGCAGAACGGGCCATGGATGCCATTGTCCACTTGCGCAAACTGCAGGCATGGCCAGTGCAATTGCGCCTATGGGCGCTGTCTGCTGCTATCTGGCTGCTCTCTGGCTTGGTCAACCACTTTGCGTTCCGCGCGGTGCGACTGAACCTGCCCTTTGCCGCGGGGTTGCTCCTTGCGGTGACCGAAATCAGCGGCACGAACGTGGCCTACGCTCCTGCGGCGTTGGGCGTGTACCATTCCATCTGTATCCTCACGTTGTCCCTCTTCGGCGTGCGCTTTGCGCCTGCGTTGAGCGCTGCTTTGCTGTTGTACCTGGTCGTGTATGCGCCCATCATCGTGGGTGGCTTGCTAGCAGTGTGGCTAGAGGGATTCGACCTGGGTCAGTTCAGCAAGCGGAGCAGCCCGCTCGAACAAAAACCTTCCTGA
- a CDS encoding Hsp20/alpha crystallin family protein, whose amino-acid sequence MASLIKWEPFSDLISLRDAMDRLFEESFVRMRGLPTLWGAETLALDMYETPDSVVVKTAVPGVKPEDIEITITGDILTIKGETKAEEKVEKANYIRQERRYGAFQRSVQLPGALVSDKAEATFENGVLTLTIPKSEEAKPKTIKVETKKK is encoded by the coding sequence ATGGCTAGCCTGATCAAGTGGGAACCCTTCAGCGATTTGATCTCTCTGCGCGACGCAATGGATCGCCTCTTCGAGGAGAGCTTTGTCCGCATGCGTGGCCTGCCTACGCTCTGGGGCGCCGAAACGCTGGCTCTGGACATGTACGAGACGCCCGATAGCGTGGTGGTCAAGACCGCAGTGCCCGGGGTCAAGCCCGAGGACATCGAGATCACCATTACCGGCGACATCCTGACCATCAAGGGCGAGACCAAGGCTGAGGAGAAGGTTGAGAAGGCCAATTACATCCGCCAGGAGCGGCGCTATGGCGCATTCCAGCGCTCGGTGCAACTGCCAGGCGCACTGGTGTCGGACAAAGCAGAGGCCACCTTCGAGAACGGCGTCCTGACATTGACTATCCCCAAGTCTGAAGAGGCGAAACCCAAGACGATCAAAGTAGAGACCAAGAAGAAATAA
- a CDS encoding sigma-70 family RNA polymerase sigma factor — translation MAEATLKEKEKTLDPARELIEKAEEQGYLTVEDVLEYFPEAEKNLPQLEDLLTYLYNEGIEIISEEEEEEEKEEAKEQEEMEPEIEEEVFDLSGISSDDTISLYLKEMASVPLLKAEEEIQLAKQLERGKAARRKLEKDGQNPVLREKYLREIELGNAARAHLIKANTRLVVSIAKRYMGQGVPFLDLIQEGNLGLMKAVEKFDYRRGCKFSTYATWWIRQSITRALAEQGRIIRLPSHVGDRIRKVYRTAQQLEQDSGKKPTPTEIARRMGVDPAKVRWLLKVSRRPLSLEKPVGEEEDSELGEFIEDEDSPTPTDTVTQNLLAEKVEEILSTLSPREARILRLRFGLQDGRSYTLKEVGEKFGLTRERIRQIEREALNRLRHPSRSRQLRDYMR, via the coding sequence ATGGCTGAAGCGACTTTAAAAGAAAAAGAAAAGACCCTGGATCCAGCGCGAGAATTGATCGAGAAAGCCGAAGAGCAAGGCTATCTGACGGTAGAAGATGTGCTCGAGTACTTCCCTGAGGCGGAGAAGAACTTGCCTCAGTTGGAGGACCTTTTGACATACCTCTATAACGAGGGCATCGAGATCATTTCCGAAGAAGAGGAAGAAGAGGAGAAGGAAGAGGCCAAAGAGCAGGAGGAAATGGAGCCCGAGATCGAGGAGGAGGTCTTTGATCTAAGTGGCATCAGCAGCGACGATACCATCAGCCTCTATCTGAAGGAAATGGCCAGCGTGCCCTTGCTGAAGGCGGAGGAAGAGATCCAGTTGGCCAAACAACTGGAGCGGGGCAAAGCAGCCCGGCGCAAGTTGGAGAAGGATGGGCAGAACCCCGTGCTGCGCGAAAAGTACCTGCGCGAGATCGAACTGGGCAACGCGGCGCGTGCCCATCTCATCAAAGCCAACACACGCCTCGTGGTCAGCATCGCCAAACGCTATATGGGGCAGGGTGTGCCCTTCCTAGACCTCATCCAGGAGGGCAACCTGGGCCTGATGAAGGCGGTGGAGAAATTCGATTACCGCCGTGGCTGCAAGTTCAGCACCTATGCTACTTGGTGGATCCGCCAGAGCATCACCCGTGCCTTGGCGGAGCAAGGGCGCATTATTCGCCTGCCGTCCCATGTAGGCGACCGCATCCGCAAAGTATATCGCACGGCGCAACAATTGGAGCAGGATAGCGGGAAAAAGCCAACGCCTACCGAGATTGCGAGGCGCATGGGTGTGGATCCAGCCAAGGTTCGCTGGTTGCTGAAGGTATCCCGTCGGCCGCTTTCCCTGGAAAAGCCGGTGGGCGAGGAAGAGGATAGCGAACTGGGTGAGTTCATCGAGGACGAGGACAGCCCTACGCCCACCGACACGGTGACGCAGAACCTGTTGGCGGAGAAGGTGGAGGAAATCCTCTCCACACTCAGCCCGCGTGAGGCACGTATCCTGCGCCTGCGCTTTGGCCTGCAGGATGGACGCTCCTACACTTTGAAGGAAGTGGGCGAGAAATTCGGACTGACGCGCGAGCGCATCCGACAGATAGAGCGCGAAGCGCTCAACCGCTTGCGCCACCCCAGCCGCAGCCGCCAACTACGCGATTACATGCGTTAA
- a CDS encoding sigma-70 family RNA polymerase sigma factor produces MADDAALLDRIRQHDTVALAQVYDEYYERIYHYVYRYVGQVDAAEDLTANVFLRLLKAVQSGSCPRTNLSAWLYRVAHNLVVDTFRRKPVAELELADWLESSDGDLLQTVEQRLQMERVHRALRQLTPSQQQVLVLRFLEGLDNREIALILGKSVGAVCALQHRALLALRQVLAYDQNQGPGATPVSAESGHDQEEMEQQALQERHRSCVAAPLITRIGLHFFLEALPLLMAAIQGEEGASEAACEVMS; encoded by the coding sequence TTGGCTGATGATGCCGCGTTGCTGGACCGCATTCGTCAACACGATACGGTAGCCTTGGCTCAAGTGTACGATGAATACTACGAGCGCATCTATCATTACGTCTATCGCTATGTAGGCCAGGTTGATGCTGCCGAAGACTTGACGGCTAATGTCTTTCTCCGTCTGCTGAAAGCGGTCCAGAGTGGTTCCTGCCCGCGCACGAATCTCTCTGCCTGGCTCTACCGCGTGGCGCACAACCTGGTGGTGGATACCTTCCGGCGCAAACCAGTAGCGGAGTTGGAACTGGCCGATTGGTTGGAGAGCAGCGATGGGGACCTGCTGCAGACCGTTGAGCAACGCCTGCAGATGGAACGTGTGCATCGTGCGTTGCGCCAACTCACGCCGAGTCAACAGCAGGTGCTCGTGCTGCGTTTTCTGGAGGGATTGGACAACCGTGAGATTGCGCTCATCTTGGGCAAAAGCGTAGGAGCAGTGTGCGCATTGCAACACCGCGCTTTGTTGGCGCTGCGTCAAGTGCTGGCATATGATCAGAATCAAGGGCCAGGAGCGACTCCGGTCTCCGCAGAAAGTGGACATGACCAGGAAGAGATGGAGCAGCAAGCACTCCAAGAGCGCCACAGGTCTTGCGTGGCCGCACCCTTGATCACGCGCATTGGACTGCATTTCTTCCTCGAGGCGTTGCCCCTTCTCATGGCAGCCATCCAAGGTGAGGAAGGCGCAAGCGAGGCGGCTTGTGAGGTCATGTCATGA
- a CDS encoding Mu-like prophage major head subunit gpT family protein — translation MVQQEVELAGRGLVSSRKGCEEAQESLCERSRATLQGDVVGCAVGFRRYEVVAITAGEGNGLHYGAEVLRAALPLFEGASVFVDHAQLPEIWSQTGGRSLRNLLGVLEHCTYSDEWNGICGELRVYPGPDAEWFCAMVDQYLADRAAGRPVPRLGLSAVVDVQTKGREVVSIGKMISVDAVFDPARGGEFIRALNQRTGTCSINQIGDERMEEKVEHGVQTLTHNSSPLERGVDGALAQMWDMVLDMRLSNSGLPVPLQGLIRQHLAGQSGQMGAIDSAIEAAKSAWAASVAQAGPQVLGVGRTRGSALEVGLNEMDRLQAVMDRLCGLKPASEALQGIRPVSGIRELYLMVTGDYDFRGVFDAERAALANVTSSTMTSLVKNAFNKVILDYFNTADRWWEPIVSEEYFGSMKDVTLVTLGGFADLPTVAEGGAYTELSWSDEEEVVSFVKKGAYVGVTLEMMDKDETRAFRAIPRKLAIAGYRTLSGMIANLWMANSGVGPYWPSGQTTNRLFCSTYGNLGTSALSASSWDAVIQAMYKQTEATSGERMGIRPAYLVVPIELEKTALTIMQSEGEPGTADNDANVRRGSSRVIVCPEMTDANDWLAVADPRVFPAIVVGYRFSNVPEVFVADQETVGSMFTNDEMRIKARFVVAVGVGDYRPLYKSNVE, via the coding sequence ATGGTGCAGCAAGAGGTGGAGTTGGCGGGTCGAGGGCTGGTCTCCTCTCGCAAGGGATGCGAGGAGGCACAGGAATCGCTCTGTGAGCGGAGCAGGGCCACGTTGCAGGGGGATGTGGTGGGATGCGCGGTAGGTTTTCGGCGCTACGAAGTGGTGGCGATCACCGCCGGCGAGGGCAACGGACTGCACTATGGCGCGGAGGTGCTGCGGGCTGCGCTCCCGCTCTTCGAGGGGGCAAGCGTGTTCGTGGATCATGCGCAACTACCGGAGATATGGTCGCAGACAGGCGGGCGGAGCTTGCGCAACTTGCTGGGAGTGCTCGAGCACTGTACCTACTCCGATGAATGGAATGGGATATGCGGCGAACTGCGCGTGTACCCCGGACCAGATGCGGAGTGGTTCTGTGCGATGGTAGATCAATACCTGGCGGACAGAGCGGCGGGGCGTCCAGTGCCACGGCTCGGCTTATCGGCAGTGGTGGATGTGCAAACAAAGGGAAGGGAGGTGGTGTCTATTGGAAAAATGATCAGTGTGGATGCAGTATTTGACCCAGCGCGCGGCGGTGAATTCATACGCGCGTTGAATCAGCGCACGGGAACGTGCAGTATCAACCAAATAGGAGATGAAAGGATGGAGGAAAAGGTAGAGCATGGTGTGCAGACCCTCACCCACAACTCTTCTCCGCTGGAGCGAGGGGTGGATGGGGCGCTGGCTCAAATGTGGGACATGGTGCTGGACATGCGGCTATCCAACAGTGGCTTGCCTGTTCCACTGCAGGGCTTGATTCGGCAACATTTGGCAGGGCAGTCTGGACAGATGGGTGCGATTGATTCTGCCATCGAGGCGGCCAAGTCGGCGTGGGCGGCAAGCGTAGCACAGGCCGGGCCCCAGGTGCTCGGAGTGGGACGAACGCGGGGTTCAGCGCTGGAAGTTGGTTTGAACGAGATGGACCGGCTGCAAGCGGTGATGGATCGGCTGTGTGGTCTGAAGCCGGCCAGCGAAGCGCTGCAGGGCATACGTCCGGTGTCGGGCATCAGGGAGCTGTATCTGATGGTGACGGGCGACTATGATTTTCGCGGCGTTTTCGATGCGGAGCGCGCCGCGCTGGCTAACGTTACGTCAAGCACCATGACCAGCCTGGTCAAGAACGCCTTCAACAAGGTGATCCTGGACTATTTCAACACGGCGGATCGCTGGTGGGAGCCCATTGTCTCGGAGGAGTATTTCGGCAGCATGAAGGACGTGACGCTGGTCACCCTGGGCGGTTTTGCCGACCTGCCAACAGTTGCGGAAGGCGGCGCCTACACAGAGTTATCGTGGAGCGACGAGGAAGAAGTGGTGTCCTTCGTCAAGAAAGGCGCGTATGTGGGCGTCACGCTGGAGATGATGGACAAGGACGAGACGCGGGCATTCCGCGCCATCCCGCGCAAGTTAGCCATAGCCGGCTACCGGACGCTGAGCGGGATGATTGCCAACCTGTGGATGGCGAACTCAGGCGTGGGGCCATATTGGCCGAGCGGACAGACGACCAACCGCTTGTTTTGCAGCACCTACGGCAACCTGGGCACTTCGGCATTGAGCGCATCCTCTTGGGATGCAGTCATCCAAGCGATGTACAAGCAGACGGAGGCAACAAGTGGGGAACGCATGGGGATCAGGCCAGCGTACCTGGTCGTGCCCATCGAGTTGGAGAAAACGGCGCTCACAATTATGCAAAGCGAAGGCGAGCCAGGGACTGCGGACAACGATGCGAATGTGCGGCGTGGCTCATCGCGGGTGATCGTGTGCCCGGAGATGACGGATGCCAACGATTGGCTGGCTGTAGCGGATCCGCGGGTGTTTCCCGCGATTGTCGTGGGCTATCGCTTCAGCAACGTGCCGGAAGTGTTCGTAGCGGATCAAGAGACGGTGGGCAGCATGTTCACCAACGATGAGATGCGCATCAAGGCGCGGTTCGTCGTGGCGGTGGGGGTTGGCGACTATCGTCCGCTGTACAAGAGCAATGTGGAGTGA
- a CDS encoding DeoR/GlpR transcriptional regulator, translated as MFNSERKQAMLLLIRERGRATVAELSERFGVSAATVRRDLDALEDEGLILRAHGGAFVAERALPEPPIIQRMKENEEAKRRIGRAAAELIQDGETIFLGSGTTTFEVARNLAGKKNLTVITNALNIINLLTDQPDVTVIVTGGLLRHSELSIIGHIAEQTLKELRANKVIMGMRAISIEDGLTSDYLPEIMTDRAIIRSAPEVILVADHSKLGKVSTVLVAPVTAVHKIVTDSAAPANVVAELRALGIEVILA; from the coding sequence ATGTTTAACTCCGAACGCAAACAAGCCATGCTGCTCCTCATTCGTGAACGTGGGCGGGCGACCGTGGCCGAACTGAGCGAACGTTTTGGCGTCAGCGCGGCTACAGTGCGTCGCGATCTGGATGCCCTGGAGGACGAGGGGCTCATCCTCCGCGCCCACGGTGGCGCTTTCGTCGCCGAGCGCGCGCTTCCTGAACCGCCCATCATCCAGAGGATGAAGGAGAACGAGGAGGCGAAGAGGAGGATCGGGAGAGCAGCCGCAGAACTGATACAGGATGGCGAGACCATCTTCCTGGGGTCTGGCACGACGACCTTTGAAGTAGCCCGCAACCTAGCCGGCAAGAAGAACCTGACGGTGATCACCAACGCCCTCAATATCATCAACCTCTTGACAGACCAGCCCGACGTCACGGTCATTGTCACGGGTGGATTGTTGCGCCATTCGGAGTTATCCATCATTGGCCACATCGCAGAGCAGACACTGAAGGAGTTGCGGGCGAACAAAGTGATCATGGGCATGAGGGCTATCAGCATCGAGGATGGCCTGACCAGCGATTATCTGCCCGAGATCATGACGGATAGGGCCATCATCCGCTCTGCCCCTGAAGTGATCTTGGTAGCCGACCATAGCAAATTAGGGAAGGTATCCACTGTTTTGGTGGCCCCTGTTACCGCGGTGCACAAAATCGTGACGGATTCGGCTGCCCCAGCGAATGTCGTAGCGGAGTTAAGGGCATTAGGCATAGAGGTAATCCTAGCGTAG
- a CDS encoding PTS sugar transporter subunit IIB — MRIATLCGMGFGSSMMLKMFIEEILKDLHMKAEVVPWDLGTFKGQQADIIVAPVDMEMHLRSTPAKVVLIRNLVDKKELREKLVPILQGCQTS, encoded by the coding sequence ATGAGAATTGCTACTTTGTGTGGAATGGGCTTTGGCAGCAGCATGATGCTCAAAATGTTCATCGAAGAAATCTTGAAGGACCTGCACATGAAAGCAGAAGTTGTGCCGTGGGATCTGGGTACGTTCAAGGGGCAGCAAGCAGACATCATTGTGGCTCCGGTGGACATGGAGATGCATTTGCGGAGCACGCCGGCCAAGGTAGTGCTCATCAGAAACCTGGTTGATAAGAAAGAGTTGCGCGAAAAGCTGGTACCGATCTTGCAGGGGTGTCAAACTTCGTGA